A region from the Gemmatimonadota bacterium genome encodes:
- a CDS encoding IS3 family transposase (programmed frameshift): MKKSRFTEEQIAYALRQAESGTAVADVCRQLGVSEATFYVWKKKFAHLGTSEMRRLRQLEDENNRLKRLVADLTLDKHMLAEALRKNGVTPTRRRATAQWFQDTFGISGVRACRLAGFSRAAWYRKSKARDQSAIRLRIREFAQARPRFGYYRTYVLLRREGWPVNLKRVRRLYRLEGLQVRLQGRKRRHRSLHRGPVAAPTGALQRWSVDFVHDQLADGRVFRVLTVVDQWSRQSPLLEVVQRVTGGDVAAALDRVRHAGMQPRSITVDHGTEFTSMALDTWAFEHRIALDFTRPGKPTDNGHIESFNARLRDECLNVHQFHSLAHAKAIIEAWRVDYNEHRPRGSLGDLTPAEYATIHQDTQPSAAA, encoded by the exons GAAGAAGTCCCGCTTCACCGAAGAACAGATCGCCTATGCCCTGCGCCAGGCGGAGAGCGGCACCGCCGTCGCCGATGTCTGCCGCCAGTTGGGCGTGAGCGAGGCGACGTTCTATGTCTGGAAGAAGAAGTTCGCCCATCTCGGGACGAGCGAGATGCGCCGCCTCCGGCAGCTCGAGGACGAGAACAATCGGCTGAAGCGCCTCGTAGCCGATCTCACGCTCGATAAGCACATGCTCGCGGAGGCGCTCCGAAAAAACG GGGTGACGCCGACCCGTCGACGCGCGACCGCCCAGTGGTTCCAGGACACCTTCGGAATCAGTGGCGTGCGCGCGTGTCGATTGGCCGGCTTCAGTCGGGCGGCGTGGTACCGGAAGAGCAAAGCGCGGGATCAGTCGGCGATCCGGCTGCGCATCCGGGAGTTCGCCCAGGCGCGGCCACGCTTCGGGTACTACCGCACTTACGTCCTGCTGCGGCGCGAGGGCTGGCCGGTGAATCTGAAGCGCGTACGGCGTCTGTATCGCCTCGAAGGCTTGCAGGTCCGCCTCCAGGGCCGGAAACGGCGCCATCGGTCCCTGCATCGCGGTCCCGTGGCGGCGCCGACCGGCGCGCTGCAGCGGTGGAGCGTGGATTTCGTGCACGATCAACTGGCCGACGGCCGGGTGTTTCGCGTGCTCACGGTCGTCGATCAGTGGAGTCGCCAGAGTCCTTTGTTAGAGGTGGTCCAGCGCGTCACCGGCGGCGACGTGGCGGCGGCCCTCGACCGCGTGCGCCACGCGGGGATGCAACCGCGGTCGATCACCGTGGACCACGGCACCGAATTCACTTCGATGGCCCTCGACACGTGGGCCTTCGAGCATCGCATCGCGCTCGACTTCACGCGCCCGGGCAAGCCCACCGACAACGGGCACATCGAATCCTTCAACGCCCGCTTGCGCGATGAATGTTTGAACGTGCATCAGTTCCATTCGCTCGCCCACGCCAAGGCGATCATCGAGGCGTGGCGGGTCGACTACAACGAGCACCGTCCCCGTGGCTCCCTGGGCGACCTGACGCCCGCGGAGTACGCCACCATTCACCAGGACACCCAGCCCTCGGCAGCGGCCTAA